CCCGACTTGGATATTCTCCGTCCGGCCTGATCAATACGACCGTTTGTCAGCCCATAATTGTGGTTAAAATGCCGCCCCCCTCTGCATGGCCGACCTTGCCCGATGAACCCAGACGCCCTCTCCGTCCTCCACGACTATCTGCTGACAGCGCTCGCGGCTACCCCTGCAGAAACCCGTCGCTTGTTCCATGGCCGAGGCCGCTGCTGGCCGGGGCTGGAGCAATTGACTGTCGACTGGTTGCAGGGCGTGGTGCTGGTCTGCCTGTTCAAGGAGCCGCAAGCGTCTCACCTGGATGATTTGAAGCAGCGGCTGCTGGCAATCACGCAATCGCCTGCATGGGCGACATCCGGCGCGCATACCCTGCTGCTGCAACATCGATACCTGCAGGAAAGCACCACCGAATGGCTGCTCGGGGAGCCGATCGACGAGATGACGATCACCGAGGGCGACCTGCAGTATCGGGTCGACCTGGGCCGCAAACAGAACACTGGCCTGTTCCTCGACATGCGCTACGGCCGCGATTGGGTGCGGGCCAATGCTGATGGCAAGCGGGTGTTGAATCTGTTTGCCTATACCTGCGGATTTTCCGTGGCCGCCCTCGCGGGTGGCGCTGCGCATGTGGTCAATCTGGATATGGCTCGCTCGGCCCTGAGCCGTGGCCGCGACAATCACCGGCTCAACGGGCATGACCTGAGCAAGGTGAGTTTTCTCGGCCATGACCTGTTCAAGTCCTGGGGAAAAGTCATCAATAGCGGTCCTTACGACCTGGTGATCATCGACCCGCCGTCCTTTCAGAAAGGCAGTTTCTTGCTGACCAAGGATTATCAGCGCGTGCTGCGCCGCTTGCCGGAATTGCTCAGCCCTCAGGGCACGGTGCTGGCCTGCATGAACGATCCGGCTTTCGGTGCGGACTTCCTCATCGACGGCGTCACCCGCGAAGCGCCGAGCCTGCGGTTTGAGCAGCGGCTGGAGAATCCGCCGGAGTTTCCCGACGCCGATGTTGAGTGCGGGTTGAAGGCGTTGGTGTTCAAACAGGGCTAGATCAAAAGATCGCAGCCTTCGGCAGCTCAGAGTTTTGTGTACACCCGTAAGCTGCCGAAGGATCTTTTGATGTTGAGTTGGCCGGGGGGATTAGACTAATGGTACTTGAGTGCCAGCCACCGCCTTCTTACGATGGTTATACGTAGCGGTTGGAGGTTTAAGGCCGTTGCGTAGGTGATGAGTGAACTGAACCCCAATAAGCTCACCACTTGTTTCATGCGCATCTTGAGCCTCTGGGCTCTACTTCCTCCCCATCAAAGAGCTTCGAGGCTCTTTTTTTGTCTCAAAAAGCATCGGCGCTGACCGGTCGGCAAAGGTGAATAGCCTGAGCCGCGTCGCAGCGCCCGGATGCACCGAAAAGATCACGACCAATCACCCGCGCAGCCTCCAGATGAACCGTCGGCGCCTGAATTTCCGAGTCGAACAACAGCTCGGACGTCACAACGCAGGCGCCGCAATAATCGAATATCCCATGGTCGATCTGCGTCTTCATGG
The window above is part of the Pseudomonas sp. B21-048 genome. Proteins encoded here:
- a CDS encoding class I SAM-dependent methyltransferase; the encoded protein is MNPDALSVLHDYLLTALAATPAETRRLFHGRGRCWPGLEQLTVDWLQGVVLVCLFKEPQASHLDDLKQRLLAITQSPAWATSGAHTLLLQHRYLQESTTEWLLGEPIDEMTITEGDLQYRVDLGRKQNTGLFLDMRYGRDWVRANADGKRVLNLFAYTCGFSVAALAGGAAHVVNLDMARSALSRGRDNHRLNGHDLSKVSFLGHDLFKSWGKVINSGPYDLVIIDPPSFQKGSFLLTKDYQRVLRRLPELLSPQGTVLACMNDPAFGADFLIDGVTREAPSLRFEQRLENPPEFPDADVECGLKALVFKQG